A window of the Torulaspora globosa chromosome 6, complete sequence genome harbors these coding sequences:
- a CDS encoding 3-isopropylmalate dehydratase translates to MTSRSPKGPRTLYDKVFEDHIVHEEEGGSTLIYIDRHLVHEVTSPQPFEGLKNAGRKVRRTDCTLATVDHNIPTMSRKNFKSTATFIKEADSRLQVQTLEQNVKDFDVTFFGMTESRQGIVHVIGPEQGFILPGTTVVCGDSHTSTHGAFGTLAFGIGTSEVEHVLATQTIIQNKSKNMRVLVEGDLSPGITSKDLMLHIIGVIGTAGGTGHVIEFAGKAIEQLSMEARMSMCNMSIEAGARAGMIKPDQITYEYLKGKPLAPKGAEWDKAVAYWNTLHTDEGAKFDHEVIINASDIIPTITWGTSPQDALPITASVPDPARVSDPIKKSGMERALKYMGLTPGTALKDISIDKVFIGSCTNSRIEDLRNAAVVVKGYKLADNVKLGMVVPGSGLVKAQAEKEGLDKIFEAAGFEWREAGCSMCLGMNPDILDPEERCASTSNRNFEGRQGANSRTHLMSPAMAAAAGIAGHFVDIREHVYKNNDSAKLSISQEDDKALQEHEKEPLQPAEEQINDIPVSQETKIESAPAGMKPFLTLEGIAALLDKANIDTDTIIPKQFLKTIKKTGLKAGLFFEWRFNKGQEHNLKQTDFVLNVEPYTNAEILVVTGDNFGCGSSREHAPWALKDFGIKCIIAPSFGDIFYNNSFKNGLLPIRLDQNVILNKLVPLAKAGERIIVDLPNQKIVDTRGNELVGHFDVESFRKHCLVNGLDDIGLTLQKEEFISKYEDIRKEKFSFLEGGSKLISPVRGAKKSPFGVTAQEW, encoded by the coding sequence ATGACTTCGAGATCACCCAAAGGTCCAAGAACTCTTTACGACAAGGTCTTTGAAGACCATATTgttcatgaagaagaaggcgGTTCTACTTTGATTTATATCGACAGACATTTGGTTCATGAAGTTACTTCTCCTCAGCCTTTTGAAGGTCTAAAGAACGCCGGTAGAAAAGTGAGGAGAACTGACTGTACTTTGGCCACAGTAGACCATAACATTCCAACCATGTCAAGAAAGAACTTCAAATCTACTGccactttcatcaaagaggCTGATTCTcgtcttcaagttcaaaccCTTGAGCAAAATGTCAAGGATTTCGACGTTACCTTCTTTGGTATGACCGAATCGAGACAAGGTATTGTTCACGTTATTGGTCCCGAGCAGGGATTCATCCTGCCAGGTACAACGGTTGTTTGTGGTGATTCTCATACATCCACTCACGGTGCCTTCGGTACTTTGGCTTTTGGTATCGGTACATCCGAAGTTGAACACGTCTTAGCTACCCAGACTATCATCCAGAACAAGTCAAAGAATATGAGAGTCTTAGTGGAAGGTGATTTGAGCCCTGGCATCACTTCCAAAGACTTGATGTTGCACATCATTGGTGTCATCGGTACCGCTGGTGGTACTGGTCACGTCATTGAGTTTGCTGGTAAGGCaatcgagcaattgagtATGGAGGCTCGTATGTCCATGTGTAACATGTCTATCGAAGCCGGTGCTAGAGCTGGCATGATTAAGCCAGATCAGATAACTTACGAGTATTTGAAGGGTAAACCACTTGCTCCAAAAGGCGCTGAGTGGGATAAAGCTGTGGCCTACTGGAACACTTTACATACTGACGAAGGTGCTAAGTTCGACCATGAAGTGATTATTAATGCTTCTGACATTATCCCAACAATTACATGGGGTACTTCTCCTCAAGATGCCTTACCTATCACAGCTTCTGTGCCAGACCCTGCTCGAGTTTCTGATCCAATCAAGAAGTCCGGTAtggaaagagctttgaaatacATGGGACTCACTCCAGGCACGGCATTGAAGGATATCAGCATTGATAAGGTCTTTATTGGTTCGTGTACCAACTCTCGTATTGAAGACCTGAGAAATGCCGCTGTTGTGGTTAAAGGTTACAAGTTGGCCGACAATGTTAAATTAGGTATGGTCGTTCCTGGTTCAGGCTTGGTCAAAGCACAGGCCGAGAAAGAAGGTCTGGACAAGATTTTCGAAGCGGCGGGATTTGAATGGAGAGAAGCGGGTTGTTCTATGTGCTTAGGTATGAATCCAGATATTTTAGACCCTGAGGAACGTTGTGCTTCTACTTCTAACAGAAACTTCGAGGGCCGTCAAGGTGCTAACTCCCGTACTCACTTGATGTCGCCAGCCATGGCTGCAGCTGCCGGTATCGCCGGTCACTTTGTTGATATCAGAGAGCATGTCTACAAAAACAATGACTCTGCCAAGCTctcaatttctcaagaagaCGACAAGGCATTACAAGAGCACGAAAAAGAGCCCCTGCAACCTGCGGAGGAACAAATCAATGATATTCCAGTTTCCCAGGAGACTAAGATTGAGTCTGCCCCAGCAGGTATGAAGCCGTTCCTAACATTAGAAGGTATTGCTGCTCTGTTAGATAAAGCCAATATCGATACTGACACGATTATTCCAAAACAGTTTTTGAAAACCATTAAAAAAACGGGCTTGAAGGCTGGTTTGTTTTTCGAATGGCGTTTCAACAAAGGTCAAGAGCACAATCTGAAACAAACCGACTTTGTGTTGAATGTTGAACCATATACGAACGCTGAGATTCTTGTTGTTACTGGTGACAATTTTGGTTGTGGTTCCTCGAGAGAGCACGCACCATGGGCTCTGAAGGACTTCGGTATCAAGTGCATAATAGCCCCATCTTTCGGTGATATCTTTTACAACAATTCATTCAAGAATGGATTATTACCCATCAGACTTGACCAAAATGTTATTCTTAATAAATTGGTACCACTAGCAAAGGCAGGTGAACGTATCATTGTTGACTTGCCTAATCAGAAGATTGTCGATACTAGGGGTAATGAGCTAGTCGGCCACTTCGACGTCGAGAGCTTCAGAAAGCACTGTCTAGTAAATGGTCTTGATGACATTGGCTTGACATTACAGAAAGAGGAATTCATTTCCAAGTACGAGGATATAAGAAAGGagaaattttctttcttggagGGTGGTTCCAAGTTGATTAGCCCTGTAAGAGGTGCTAAAAAGAGTCCATTTGGGGTTACTGCTCAAGAGTGGTGA